AAAATCTGAAATTTTTGCAACGAACTTTACAAGCATATAAGTTTTATCGACTACTATGTAACAGGTAACTTTGCCAAAGAAGAGTACGATTTTGGtgtaattttgtaacattttggaaAAATTGGCGTCTTGTAATcgtttttttatgaagtaaGCCAGTTCTAAagctagaaaaatataaaagtcaaatgattgtaaaactataaatattaaaaaacatgttttttattttgttaacatttgGAGCAGACTTTGCCATCGCCAAATAACAATATTCAAGgaagaaataaaatctatttgacAGATTCATacactattaaaaatatgttatcattTTTCCTTTAATAATTTTAGCAGATGATGGAAAATTCTGCTGTCAGTCAACtacttgttaaaaatattgtgatttacAATAAAGACACATTTGTGATCAATATcgatgatttatatatttttgtttgagtaaTGTACAGtttgtaaataagttttattgttaaataaatgattttggattatatttagttttttaatttgtctttCTACCTTATGATGTTGATCACTGAAGCACGTGcaatttaaaattcagttttgctggcaaaactaattttactgaaaaaatgggttttgtagaatataattaaattaaacatatttttattatccaGGTAACCTAAAACTGCTCAAGATTGCGGGTAATTAAATATCCAGTTCTCATAATTATTCTACCAAATGTATTTCCTATTAAGgattataaagattataaagaaCTTTTTTGGTCGTCGAATACCGATATCAgcggaaatattttttagtctgGCTACTTTGTTTACTTTTTCTGTCAACAAACTGCGTCGAGTACCTAGCGTTGGGAAGCGACTAAAGATTAAAGAGTAGCGTTAGCTATCAGCACATCTTCttctaatattagtatttaGAAAGAGATAAAACCATAAAAATTTGTAGTCCTGCATGGAACGCGAATTTGTCGATAAATTTAATAGAGGTTATTCGTTCAAACAATAATCTTCAGAATATAGTGCTATTTGGTTGTTAAATAAGTGATTAACTAGTctacttgtaattttttgttcaataatgTCTGACGTTGAAGAACCGCCGACTAAAATGTCGAAATATGAAGAGGTAAGTTATGTCCATTGATCAAAATATCTTTGTTGGTTTGACGATTCCAATTACTTGTTTAACCGTTTCTTTACCTAAGATAAAGCTTAATTATAGATGAGCTTGTAAACAGCTTCTTATACTTCCtaaaaaatatcatgttttaCTCACTGTAACTGAGTTATTGGCCAAGCAATTTAATGTCACTTATGTACTCACTGAATGACTATGTATCGATTCCTTTGATTGCTGTTATTGTATTTAACTCAAAAAATCGGCAATCTCTTCTACAATCCACAAAGAGAGGCTATAACTACTTGTTTCCGTCTAGAATGTATGCTTATTCTCCATAATTCACAcggaaatttaaaataaatttattattttcgagATATATTACTTTGCCGTTTTGTAGTATCTGGAGGAGCCTGAGGAAGCCCTCGACGAGGGTCAGGAGGAGTGGCTCAGTGAAGGAGTACTGACTGATGAAGATTATCATGGCACTATGGTAAGTTCCCTGTCTTACTATAAATTTACTAACTAGCGGCCCGCCACTTCGCCCGGTTTAAATAGTTATAAGTTACAAAAAATTCTTTACAACTTGTACACATAAACATTCCTCTTGAAACACTCTATATATTATACATCGAAATCCATTGTGTAGTTtgaaagatctaagcatacatatatacattcaTACGGACAGACGCAGGAAGGGACTttgctttatattatgtattgattACCATACTAAAAGGTGACTAGATTATATCCCGCAGTTAGATGTGCCCCCACTGTTCAGCTCTAGACATGGAACCTTTCTCCTTTATTTAGCTAGCTTCATAAAACTGAAACTGGCTATTGTAgtcaaaactaaattaatataataaatataattggacaactcacacatggtcatttgattccaaactaagcagagcttgtactatgttaaccaaataactgataaacatactatatacttctaaatacataattatatagatacattaacatccaggctcagaacaaatactcgtgctcatcacacaaatatttatcccgggtgggattcaaacccaccacacgtggcgcttcgctgaccacttaaaccactgcgccaaacaggCAGTGGTTGGTAAATGGTTCATTAACAAAAGTTTATTCCACCCTAGGCCGAGCAAGATAAAAGTGAGCAACACCTTGACGACTCCAACGCCACTCAGCCAGAAGAACACGAAGTGCTTGAAGAGTCTACCATCACTACCGAAGAGATGGAGACAGTGGAACAGCCTGCGGAGGAGAAGAATGATGACCAGAATATAGAGGATACTCTTAACAACTTGGACTCTAAGAATCAAATGAATGAAGAGCTTGAGACATTCCTTGTTAAGTAAGTGGCTTTTTACCTACTTCAGGACCACTACCTGCGGTTAATACTAGAGGCTAATATCCTAGGCAAGGGGTCGACAGTTCCTACCCGAGTTAACTCACCTAGCCAAGTGGTagaagttggcacctcccacaaATGTGGTTGAcagttcaaacccgaggcaacacaccaatgactattccaagttatgtgtgtatttaaaataattatcactcgctctaacagtgaaggaaaacattgcaataaaaccttgtatgcctaaaatttgttttatacatttattgagggcatgcaaaattcccaacctgcacttggtcagcgtggtggactcaaggcctaacccctgccCCGTTTGGAGGAAGACCCCTGTCTAGCATTGGAacagtaataagttaaatttattttaatgtaacaaatgttttaattttatcttgacTGTTAAAATTGGtcgtagttaagcagaaaggaccCAATCCATATTTGAATTTTCTCTGGATCTTTTTTTGGACTCTCCTGAGGGTAAATTTTGACACTCTTGATATTGTTGGTTGAGTCGAGGTAGTAGGAAAagtagttttcatgtacattttaaaaatagggatTTCAGTACTTTATAGATTTGACGCTCAGGAGAATGATTGCATACTTAACTCCATTGTGGTCAAAGTGTGGATtgagtcctttctgcttaactacgtCCAATTGATCTTTATGCTGTTACAGAAAAGCAGAAGTTAAGGAAACAGAGAGTAATATGAAAGAAGATGAATCATCACAGAACGCGCCGGAGGAAGACGATGGAAACGACACTGATGATCTACTTGTAAGTATTACTATAATAGATTCTGTTATGTACTTGTTGTTTCACTTCAAGTAAAacgctggtattcagctgcatctgtatgcgtatcacgtatctcagttgataactatttgaaagccactatactgtacattgctttgtgccttagattatagtgattaatacgttacgtcaaagcagcaatgtattgcataggTGCTTTCAATTTaacatacactagttgtcaactgagatagatgataagcccgctggtgagactggaagctgaccccaacatagttggaagaaaggctaggttaaTGAATTTGTTGTTTCACTTCGTTGTAATGTTTTAGTTGATATTTCAGGGCAGTAAAAGAGACttaactaaaataatgaaaagtatatctaatatataaaattctcttGTCACAATGTTAATTACcttactcctccgaaacggctttacCGATTGTTACCAAATTTTGTATGCATATTCAGTTAGTTTAAGAattcgaaattatttatttttcagaccTTTAAATGAGAAGGGTTGCCCAcaactaacattatttttaaaatttgtatgcCAAAACAATGCTTGCTGGGGCAGTTGTTAACTTGTTACCTAATATAAAGAAATTGGATGTAGAGGTCAGACTaacaatttacattatatttttatttgtagcgCCTTCTAGAGGATGACCAGCAGTCTAAGAAGAAGACCCTCAAGCTGGTGAAGAGTGAACAGGCAGACAACGGCTCCAGtgacgatgacgatgatgaGTTTATATATGAAGTAAGTGTAACAGAAACTTTGCACGACagtccccggtttctgaggtacatttagcggtagtttatctattcaatcgcGTTAAAACTGATACAaaagaaacgctattgaatagataaactaccgctaaatgtaactcagaaaccaggggtgaGAGTTgagtagttgactgggttaacgaaatgTTATTAAACTAGTACTCGTCAAAGATTCATCTAAAATGTTCACGCTTTGTAACTTCTGTcctaaataatgtttaaattatttattacagactgaaacattttattaggcactcatttaataccaacgaaaatacccCACTACACATGCtagaaatgtgtttttgacatttcagaAAGAGCAGCTGATCTGACTGGTAGTCGATTACCCTATTGTCTTCTACTATAGCGCAAGCGTTgcttaatttttaataagatgaccatctttatatatatatataattcttctgtaagtgtgtatgtcactgaacttctcttaaacgactggaccgattttgataatttttttttgtgtgtgttcaaggggatctgaggatggtttagattcacaattttgtccgctggacaatgtttttttaattaatttttaatttattagacaggacagcGTCTGTCGAGTAcgctagtataatatatgagTTGTATGCTGTTGTAGCCCCACACGCGGTTCTATGGTTATTGTGGAAAGGCGACcacactgcgccaaacgtgcagttcagTTAGTTGTCAATAATTTAAACTATCTAACTTTCGTTTACAGCGCAGCAAAGTGAAGACCTTAAAGCTGGCTAAGAACGCTTTGATCAAGCGTATCCCATCCAAAGCAGTGCCCGAGAATATGAGCGACACTGATGATGATTCAGCTGTGAGTAGAAAAACCtaatcctacttatattataaactagctgacccgcgcaacttcgcttgcgtcacataaaagagaatgggtaattttttttctgtttttgtaacatttttaccggtactcttacttcttcctcgataaatgggctatctaaaactcaaagaatttttcaaattggaccagtagtttctgagattagcgcgttcacacaaacaaaaaaacttttcagcttcatgatattagtatagattacttttGTTTCCAGTCGTCAGACGAAGGTGTCACGATGAAGCGTATGTTCGGCGTGAAGGGCCCGAAGGTGAGAGACCACGGGCCCAAGAAAGTTGTCAAACACGTCGTACAAGTCAACAGCAATGGACATAAGAGTGGTGAGTTGTAAcgtcttatcgtatggttagtggtcaacctagtgtcaaagttgttcaagcccgaaggcctttgttgtggcttaacgactgttatcttaattgacaacaaccggagaccgacattttacgtagCACGTAAACGCCCATTTCAAAATCCCCCATTCtgcagtcacccatctgtggattgaccgcgccaagggttgtttaacctacagatcgtttaccgactgttcagcgcaactggctataagcgcTTTATCAAACTAATTTGTATCAGGaaaagatgttttttaaatagtaacCATACATTAACGGTGGAGgagaacatcgtgatgcaatgcatgcctgagagttctttagaacagttcttgaaagtatgcaaagtccccaacccgcacttggccagcgtggtggactcaaggtctaacccctccctcattacaggaggagatccttgcccagcagtgggacattaataggttaaatttattaaatagataaccATATATATTTTCAGATAAAAGCCAGCATCAAGCCCAGAGGGTACTCAAGCCATTAAAAGCTAAATTCGAAGCCCGCCCCTACAAGTTAGTGGACATCAAGCCGCCCGCGCCGTTCAAGCCGCTAGACAAGGGTGGCGCTAAGCCTGTCAAGTCAGAAGACAAGCCAGAAGAAGCTGATGAGATTATTGATGGAGAGGAATTCTTGGAGGAAGATGAGTTTGAATTGGATGAAGAGGTAAGACTTatatgttatactagctgacccggcaaacgttgttttgtcataaaaattaactactattaaaaaataaggtgATAGAAgggtacatatttttaatttgcaccagtagtccctgagattagcacgttcatacaaacaaacaaactcttcagctttataatattagtacagatataAAAACTCGAAgttgactgacatagtgatctatcaacgcagaGCCCAAACCTCTGGACGGATCGGCCTGAAACTTGACGTATaatatgacgtaggcatccgctaagaaagatttttttttaataaaaaatgaatataaaattatccaaGTTacgcgcgtacatacattttggtaattcatttttatttattagataattaaAGCACTGAATATGTTAATATCGTGATGTTGTATAATTTTTTCAGGAGTTCGTTGAGTCAGAAGGTGAGACGTCGAAGAGGCAGCGCATCATGAGGCCGGAGATCATGGATGAGGAGGTGCCCAGCGATGACGACAGTCACTCCGAGGACGGCAGCTTGTATGACGTGAGTATATAACAGATTTGAAAGAGTCTGCTAGTCTTAGGGCTACtgattgtttgtcgtatggttagtggtcaacctagtggcaaagttcttcaagccgcccgagagacctttgacatggcttaacagctgttatcttagtagagaACAGCCGGGACCTACTAACAATACGGTAACAATAAGATGAACGAACcgatataaaattatgttgttagtgaataaatgaatttatatattatgttttcaggAACTACCATCATCAGATTCTGAAGATTTCGACGATTGGTTCACATTGGACGTTAGAGCAGAACGAGCATCTGACTACTTACCACTGCtaggtaattaataaaatatatgaataatttacTCTTTTTACAAAGGAGAATGTTactcttgagtccaccacgtcaAAGCGTAATCCTtttctcattccgggaggagatccttacccagcagtgagacagtaatgagttaaatctatttttattttattacatagacTTATAAACTTACTTTTCTACATCTTTCAAACTACGCTACTATATTAATTCTGTACATTCCAGGTAACTGTGCCCGTTCTCTCCTGCAAGCGGAACGTCGGCGCGCCTCGTCCCGCGTGACCACTCTCCGCCAGAGTCTCTCCGCGCTCACGGACAGCGCGCGGCGTCAGGCCGAGCACCTCCGCGCCGCCGCCATGGCTCTGGCCGAGCTCGACGACACGCTGCGGGCCGCCTGACAATCTCAGGCCGACGGCACAGCCCCGCCACAAGCGTTCGATACTAACAGCAATGTCAGACTGTTGAACATGTTGTATAATGTACATGCTACTGATGAAACTCTTACTTGCGGTCCCGGGGATTTGTAAAACTGTTTCTTAGCTTTGACTATTCTTTTCTATAGTAGAGATCATGTATTACATCAGTGTGGCGACAGCAGCTATTTATGCAATGCTAACTCGTAAAACTGAACTCTACAGAAGCTCTTAAAGTGTAAAACTTTATAACTTTTGTAATGAAAAGTATGTTTAGTAAGCGTTGTATAATGTTACTTTGTTATTTCTGGATATTTCTTCTTGAAATTTTTATCGCATTTAAAACAACCTTGAGTTATGCGGTATAATTTTACCAAATTTGAGTTAGCGTTGTATAAATAGTTGCTGGCGATATAAGTATTCTTTTTGAATTCATCGTAGCTTCGCTGACTATACAGTGAGAGTAGGTAAAGATAATTTACTTGTTCTACGCTTATAAATGATCGGAACTTCGCTTGAAATTCACCTACTGTATTTCTGACAATCGTAATAATATGTGTCTGTATCTGACCTAATGTAGGAATTATTTGATTTGGACACTCGTCTACAAAATCTTGAGCGCGAGTGAGAACAATACAGTCACTAAATTAtctaaaactatataaaaactaatttaatattaaatgtgtatTGTAGCGACAGAAAATCTTTATTAGTAATGAAATTATGTGTCAAAGTTGTAAATGTTTGGTTATGATTGCTTAAACCGACTGCCCTTATAGTAAAAATGAATGGAAAATACCTAATGTTAAGTTAAGCCGAATGCTATGTTAGTTTagttatgatttaattttaagtttatgaatTAAGTTTCTGTAAATACAATATacgcaattaaataaatattattcagttttggcttttatttataagaagactttatttttatggtatatgggttattttatttaccgaGATATCTTGTCTGActgtcgttaccagtagtcagaagcttgaaagtctaacaaccagttttaccgagcggtatcgtgttataacccaggtaactgggttgtggacgtccgatagacagtcgctccatgtagaatattggtattcagctgcatctggtgacaCTGGACGTTGACTGAATAGctgaaagaaaggctagactgattttAAGTATTATTCTTGTGCTTGACTGcaaaaaattcattaaaatccgttttgGCATgcttgagtaacaaacatcaacaTTTTCTCATTAATAATACACGACTAGCTGCTGTCCGCGCGGCTTGGCTCACGTGGAAAGGTTTTTCAGCATGATACGTCTTTTCGTACCGTTTACAAAACTTTATCAAATTCCATTCAATAGTTCTTGAGTAATTGAGATCCAAACAGGCAACAggcatttatttacaaactatcaCAACAGAGACAATTTTACGAAAACTTAGTCGAATTGGTTGAGTTTAGCGCTTGTCATCACATTTGAGTACCAGGGTCGCATAACTTATAAAGAGATCTTTTATATTTGAGACGTAGACAATGTTTGAGTTTTGCGACATCTGTCGAGCAGTAGCAATACAATACAATCTAATACATTATTGATATCGTACTTATTCACCTATTGTACGAGAGATGTCGCTATTACCATTCTAATTACAAAATATCGACCTGGTACCTGAATGAGATGACAAGcgcttattaaataattatttatgaactcAAGAATGGCTCAACCAATTCGACTtatagtttttgtataattgtcTTAAAGACACTGGAatataaaatggaaagaaaaatacaaaaaaagcataatacaatataaatgaaacaGCAAATacaatagacatttaatttatttatcaataaagaaATTTTCACTATTTACAATTCACAATAAACTTCGTGTATCAAGTAcattacatttcattttaaagcagtctatttattatatagttcTTACTGGGTATATACGTCGTCTTGTGAGTGCTATAGTCACTTTTAAAGCCGAGGAACTAAGGTGGGAACAtggctaaattaaaatatagtcaTTACTGTGGAAAGTTACAATAGTTTTTCATCtaacttgaataaaataatatttttatcgagtAGTTTTCAGCAACGCAACTTCACTTTCGTTAGAGAGcattataaacacaaaacaCTCAATAAATTATCCAGCAAAAAACTATAGAATATCAAAAGTCAAAGCTTAATATTTctctaataattaattatctttattggtttctaaaattgaaatatatattatgaattaatattttttattgcaagtaggcataaaaacattattcaaataaaataagttgtGAAT
The DNA window shown above is from Anticarsia gemmatalis isolate Benzon Research Colony breed Stoneville strain chromosome 29, ilAntGemm2 primary, whole genome shotgun sequence and carries:
- the LOC142985273 gene encoding uncharacterized protein LOC142985273, with translation MSDVEEPPTKMSKYEEYLEEPEEALDEGQEEWLSEGVLTDEDYHGTMAEQDKSEQHLDDSNATQPEEHEVLEESTITTEEMETVEQPAEEKNDDQNIEDTLNNLDSKNQMNEELETFLVKKAEVKETESNMKEDESSQNAPEEDDGNDTDDLLRLLEDDQQSKKKTLKLVKSEQADNGSSDDDDDEFIYERSKVKTLKLAKNALIKRIPSKAVPENMSDTDDDSASSDEGVTMKRMFGVKGPKVRDHGPKKVVKHVVQVNSNGHKSDKSQHQAQRVLKPLKAKFEARPYKLVDIKPPAPFKPLDKGGAKPVKSEDKPEEADEIIDGEEFLEEDEFELDEEEFVESEGETSKRQRIMRPEIMDEEVPSDDDSHSEDGSLYDELPSSDSEDFDDWFTLDVRAERASDYLPLLGNCARSLLQAERRRASSRVTTLRQSLSALTDSARRQAEHLRAAAMALAELDDTLRAA